Sequence from the Castanea sativa cultivar Marrone di Chiusa Pesio chromosome 12, ASM4071231v1 genome:
ttaaacctttcAGGTTTGATCAAtctacaaaagaaaagattctTGCCTTCCTTTTGCGTTCTGCTCTAAGCATGTCTAATTATGGAAAGGTTTGCACTCTATCTATTTTCACACATTTGTTTCTTCACACACTAGAACTTTCCTATATAAGTTTGGCAGGAAAGCAAGGTTAACTAGAGTTGATGTCTTTTGCAGCTAATGATTCTATCGTTACTCAAAGGAATCGGCAGTACCATTATGGTTTATAAGGATGTTTATTCAGTTTTAAGTTTACTTTTGGAAAGACGCAGTCGATGTTACTTTGACTTGGATAAGTCATGCCAGAAATTGTCAAAATCTGAAATTGAAATGCTATGCCTTCTGCTGGAGGTAAGTCAATGGATGTTTTTGAATGATTGTTTCGTTTGTCTGGTAATTGTGTTTAATTTCACTTCATAATATGCTGTATTAGATCTGTGCTGTGCCCTCTCTGTCTGGTGGATATGCTCTTGAAGACCATTTATTTCAGGCTTTGCGAGTAAGAAGTCACTTACAACTTGTACagattttattctaattttctGGACTTTGATGTTACCTTGCTCGTATTGACTTCTTATTTTGATCTCTTCAGTTGGACAGTATGGGCTCAGAAGACCCTGCTGTTATACAGCCCTGTATCACTGTTTTAAAGAAGCTCAATGGTGATCTATACACTGAGTTGAAGAAAGATATGCAGGTGAGCTTTTTTAATTAACCAGGACTTCGCACAGCATATTTCTTGGAAATCATGATTCTTGAATATATGTTTTGACATGCCACTACCAGCTAGTTATTATTAGGATGATTGTTCTGGTCCTTCTGGAGTCTGGATATGTATAGATACATATGAAATTCTgggaaaaaggagagaaaatagttataaaaaaaatttcagggtgccattatttaataaaagaaaataatattattttaggcCAACAGTTAACGACATGGTTCTTGTACCCATGATATGCTTTAAAATAATGCATGCCACTTAATCTATAATTAGAGTAACATAAAATTGTCACTATGCAATATACAAGCGATTGCAATGAtagaaaaatacatttttgatTTATAAATGCTTGAGGTAAGTGATTGTTGTCTTTTCTGATACCAGCTTAtataatttgtctttttttttttttatgacatacatatatatatattttatatcagATAGATGTTTGTTATGTTAAAAAGGAAATATGTACCCTGCTTGCGTTGTTCTATTTTTGTATCAAGTTTGCATGTAATGGTTGAATACTTGTacataaatcattaaaaaaggttaaagagtgatttctctttttaaattaaaaagactGAGTTTGTAGACTTTATGTGTTTAAAATGCATTAACTGCATAACTTTATCCCCTGCCCTTTTTACCCCCAATCTGTATTTTAAGTTtgttcattaaaatatttggaaTCTGccagaatctttttttttagcattattttttaagatataatTGCAATTTCTGgacaaaaaaattatcaagaatGACCTGTAGGCGTGAGTTTTTAATTACATGGGAGTAATCATTTCTTTGAAACACTGGGTATTTCTAATTACTCTTGTTAAGGGCtaaaaatctctcttcttttttggtcTGAGCAGGATCTTCTGTTTTATCGGCTTGTATTTTTATTTCGGAATGCTAATGGTGATGTACAAAATGCAACCAGAGAGGCCCTGCTGCGCCTAAATGTTTGTCTCttactctttaatttttttagtgtctTTTCTTTGTTGTAGTGCTTTCAGCATATTTTGTTATGCTATAGTTTTTCGAGCATATGAATTCTGTTGGttgaaggtttttttatttcatgCCACTTATTTACTTCAATTTTGGAGACTGCTAGTTGCGGGTGAGCTGCTCAGTTGCCCTTTATTTGGGAGGAGGGTGAGGGCGTGGGTTCAGGACCCACTGGGTGTGTGATAAATTGGAGACTGTTATTTGATAATCTGAGGGAGAAGAGGAATTACATTGTGATGGTCACAAACACTAATTGTTTATTGTGTGGTTGGTTTGTGCATGAAGGAGCTGAATTGGGCTTCTGTCCTGCTGTGCAAAAGATTAATATGGCTCTCAGAAGAATTGTTtcttaagattttaaaaattaaaatgcacaTGGAAGCCTTCACATGGGGAATTATGCAGATAAAATATTCTCAGAGGGTTATCTACTTCCTTTATAAGCTGCATATGATTTTTCCTTCTAAGAATAGAATATagcagataaaaaaaaatcctactgAGCAGCCCTGTTTTTTCTGTGTCCATCGTGCGTACCTACATACAAGTTGTTATTCatggttaaaaaaaacattatagtATGAAGCTTGATAGTTGTCACTTTACTGAGAGTTTTGAaggatatttatatttaaaattttaagatggtGACTATTTAATTCACGGTTTTTTGAGCTTGAAGGATAAGATATATACAAACAAAAGCATATCCCAAACAAAATTGTTGTttctatgtcaaatttttttgagtGGCCTGCCAATCTAgacttttgttttgtatccATAATTGCAATTTAATCTTCTTGAAAGCTTTTTACAATGTGAATCACGCTAGATGTTTCTTTGTTTCTAGAGTGACAGACTTTTCCACCAAAATCATCACACCATGCCTTTTTTATGTGTTGGGTGGGGCCCAAGTAGGGTGTGTGTGTGAGGgtgattttttgggtaaaaaaattgGTGGCTCTAGCAAAACTCTCTCAACTTTTTGTCTTGTATCATCTAGTTAATAGGATGGAAAAACTTCAAATGTATTTTCTGTGGGGCAGAATGGGCAGTGCCTTTAAGTTCATCTAGTTAATTGGGATACTTCTTGTGCTCTAATTAGCCAAATGGGGTTGGGTATCAAGAAACTCTTGGGCTTAAATAAAGCCTTGTTGGGAAAAATTGCTGTGGCGTTATATGCACAAAGTACTGGCATTGTGGAGAAAGTATATTCTAGGCGGTTGGGACAACCTCCTGTAGTTCATCAGATATAATATTGGTGGTGGCTCTAAAGTTCGGTTTTGGCATGATTAGTGGCAGGGGGAGGCTCTGCTTAAGGAGTTATCCCAACTTGTATCGTATTGCAAGAAATAGTGAGTCTGTAGTTGCCTCCTGGGCATGAGGATAAACCCCTTAGCCCAGTAGCGGTGAAAATCCCCTGGATTACCTGTTAACTAGTTCTAGAGGGTGgggtcaatttttttaattaatgaattatttacttatcaaaaaaaagaaaaattcccTCAAAGtctttgcttttttgtttgtttgagtaATGTAAACATAACTGATGCTTTAGATTTTGCAGATTTCTTGTTCTACTGTTGGGAAGATGCTTGATTTTGTATTCAAGCAGGAAAGTCTTGCAATTAGTTCAGTGAAtggcaagaaaaagaaatcaaatgtGCACAGTTGGTCCAATCTGTCTCCGGATGTGATATGTAAAGGAGAAGATGCACTCTCTTTTCTTAGCTCTCTTCTTGATTTTTTGCTACTGAAGAAAGACATAGCAGATAGGTATATGCTTTTATGAATGTGTCTAATTCTGGATTCTTTAAGTCATGCTGTTGGGGTTGGCATATTACTTGCCACTTCTAATGCCATGACCTTGTACATTCTCATACTAACTGGTTTCATGTTATTTGTTTCAGGGATTCTCTTATAGGACCCTTATTCAAGCCTCTTGGAAAAGTTTTTTCAGATGAGTGGATAGGTGGTACTCTTACTCGGGATGATAAGTTGGTCCAAGTATCGCCCAGCATTTCTCAGTCCATGTCCAGCACAATATGCTACATTCAACAGACACTGTTAATAATCTTGGAAGATATTTGTGCTTCACTCATCAATGCTGTTCCAATTAAGGTATGCCACCAATATTTCTGGATTTGGAAATTTAGGATGATTACGGCTTCTGTTGGTCTGCCATTTCAGTATTAATTCCTGTTTATTCTAATTACACGTGATACATTTTCATGGCAGGATGACATCTTAAATGAAATCAACATTAAATTGTTGGTTGAGTGTGCCCATTCTGCGAAGGATGGAGTCACCCTCAACcttgtattttcattaatttcctCTGTTGCAAAGGTTGTCCCTGAAAAAGTTTTGGAGCATATACTGGATATTCTTACTGTCATTGGAGAATCTGCTGTCTCACAGGTTTGTTGATATATTGTCTCACATTTTTGTGTGTACGTAACAGTGGTGTTTCCTGTTTGATCAATGTGCTGGTGTTCAACTAGAGGtgaaaacaatttaaaatttatcctGGAGACTATGAGCAGCTTAGTAGATATTTTACACAAGTATCCCTCTTCGGGATAAGATTCCCTCCCATTGAACCCTCcaatttttatatgtaagacatttggcatttaaaaatcCAATAAATGTCACATCCATCTGGGTGAAAATGGGGAGTAATTGGAGGGGATCCTTTCCCTTGTACTTCAATTAtgggttaagacttaagagtgaTGCAGGGGAGTCTAGGTTTCACCACCTAGAGCAGCCTGAAAACCTTAGGCCTCACCACTGATGGTTTGCTTGGAATCATATTTAAAAAGCACCACCTGGAGCCTTTTGTAGAGTTTCCAGGAATAAAGGATCATGTCCCATTAAGCTCTCAACTAAAGATAATCTAAAAACTTATTCCTATCTTGAAAGATATGAAACCTAATAcctatttgaattcaaaataaaatgaagtatAAAATAATCCAGTCACATAAGTTGAATTAATCcctacctaaaaaaaatataagatgaATTAATCCCATGAAATGTGGTGTCTGCACCAGAGTGTGTCAGTTGCCTGATGTTAAATGTCCCCTTGTCCCCCCATTGGATAAAGTGGTAAACAAAACTTATGCACCCATATGGGGTTGACCCATGACCTCAACCTTTACCCCTTATTCATGGGGGTAAGAAATTCCGTTTAGTCCAATGACTATTGTCtaaaattcaattccattctTGGAATGACAATTCTTTGCCTTAGATTTGTACTAATCCCTTCAATCTTTCTATAGATTGACAGTCATTCGCGGCGTGTATTTGAGGATCTTATATCTGCTGTTGTTCCATTTTGGCTATCTAAGACGCACAACGTGGAAAAATTACTTGAGGTAAACTTTCCACCTTGGTGTTTAGCATTAGCATCTCTTCTACACCATTGGTCGTAATTGTATGTAAGCTAGTTTTCTAATTTGGTTGGGTTTGTCTTTTAGGTTTTTATGAATGTGTTGCCTGAAGTTGCTGAGCACCGGAGGCTGTCAATTGTTGTCTACTTACTAAGGTGCTGTcaagttgttattttttttaactgtacTTCTGTTGTTGGTTCTTCATCTCTTGTTTACGTTAATGTTCTTATCCTCAGGACTCTGGGAGAATGTAGTAGCCTGCCTTCGTTGCTTGTCCTTCTATTCCGTTCATTGGTTTCAAGGAAAGGATTACCTTGTGTTAAAACTTTGCAAAATCCAGATAGTTTCACGTCACTGATGCATAGAGAGTGGGAGTATGTCTTTGCAGTGCAAATTTGTGAGCAATATTCATGCCAGATATGGCTCCCTGCTCTTGTTATGCTGCTTCAACAAATAGGGAAGGGTAATTTGTGCCAAGAACTGTTTATGGAATTGCTGTTTGCCATGCAGTTCACTTTGCACAAAATGCAAGATCCAGAATTTGCGTTCAAGCTTGAATCAGGGGAACGTTCTGATGACATTCAGGTATGTGTCttttactctcttccctctagctttgttaattattaaatgttGGGTTGTTTTCCAAGAACTTGTTGGCTAGATTATGTCCTGTTATCTGCATCCTTACATTATTGTACCCTGCTATCCTGTTGAATGATAAAACTGCAGGATTCCTCTCAAATTGTCACAACAGATGTTGTATTGCCATTCTGATAGAAATGTAGTGCAAAGGGAATCATCTAGTGGATTATAACGTTATTCGTACTTTAAAATAAGTCTATGAATAAATAAAGTTCTTGGAGAAGGGAATGGAAATGGCTGGttttttttgcaattatatTCTTGATTGGTTGATCCATATTTATACACGTCactagatgtgattttttttttttaaagacatgAGATATAATTcatctctcaatttttttctcaatttaatGAAATCGTCCACTTTTGATCTGACTGATGACACTAATATAGGCTCATAATGTGTGCCTTACTATGCTGCTTTCTCCTTGTTTATTGGAGGGTGATGAATGCTAGAACTTTTGATGGTCTAGAGTTATCAATATTTAGATtgatatctgattttttttctcaagatATCTTTAGACGGAATGAAGTCACTTGGGGGATTCCAttctttctctttgttggattttttagaTCATTGTAATTGTATGGATTGATTTTGTGAATCTTCTCTATACTTCCCACATACGACAACTGtatctaattattattattattattatttctttttgttactCTTTTGGGGAGAGGAAGGAGTGGGTCAAATCTGCCACACAGTGACTGGGAacttttggggggggggggtggggtggTGATGGTAGGTGCCAATCAGACTTCAAGTCTGATGGTgtctttataataataaattgcaaTTAATCACCAATAGCATTATAGCTGGTGTTATCAATGGAGGTATCTAGGATTCAAATCTCCCATTCTttgttgtaattattgaattatccaaaaaaaaaaaatcgcaatTAATTATTAAAGAATGTTATCTTCACTACTTCAGTTTCCCATATCCTTCGTGTTTATGTTTGAGCTAACATGAGAGTGACCGTTTGTACTCTTCataaatttaattcttttttacaATCGACATGTTTAGTGCCActcttttatacaaaaaatttttGTGGTCATCATTTTACATGTTTAGTGATCAAAGTAATcgacattttttttatcctttgtgttcatcatcgtgtacataattttttttttctttatcaataaaattgcGTCacttacctttaaaaaaaaatcttttatatatgtCAGAGACTGTTTGAATGAGTAGGGgaagattatttatttatttataagtgtGATCAGGGGAGGATACTGTGACATTGAAGTCCGCTATATCTGTTGCTATCTTTAATTCGCCCCTTTTTTTGTGGGTATGTATGATAGTGAGCACTTATAATTTCAATGACGGTGATTGGTGCTTTAATTTCAGAGGAAACTTGAAGATCTCATGGAACAGGTTGCTCCTCTCTTGCAACTTGTGGATGAAAGTAGGAAGCAAATAAGTATTCCTGTTGCTATCAGGAAAGAATTAAAGGAGTGCATGCGTGTTGTCTTGAGGACTATTACCATGCGTATGATCCCTTCAGCATACTTCAAAGGCATCATCAAATTGCTTGGCCATGCAGATGGAAATGTTAAAAAGAAGGTATTTCCCATGATGCCTTTTGTATATAAGATAATTGAGAAAGACGTGAATTTGGAACTGTGACTGGAGTGCATCTTTTCTTGTCTCTAGTGGACCAGAGATTGTTGACATATAGGATTCTCATAGAATACTTACTATGCTTCACTGTAAATCAGTTGtatgcctatatatatatatttgttgttacTTTTGCAATTTTGGAAATATTTGATTGTGTTATAGATTATTGTGGACTGGAATTCAAAATCAAGTGCATCTTTCTTTATTAATATACGTTACTGATCCCTCTTCTGATATCTGATAAAAGTGGAATACCAATATGAAAACAATTTGAATTGTTTGTAAATTGTACTAGTCTttgtgaaaatgaaaatggaatGGAAAAAGGAAAGATCTTAAGAGGACCCAGAAGTGACAGAAGTAAAATATGTTAACTGGGCACCGTATATCACACCTATACTGCTATTTTATTTGGATAATTATGGTCCTGCAGTGGTTCTGCTCTACCTTATATTTGTCACCAATGAGTGATATCTCAATTGGCACTTTCTCATCACATAATAATTGGATGGaaggtgaggtcatgggtttaAGACCACGGGGTACATGTATaacttatcatttaaaaaaaaaaaacttatatttgtCTATTACTGCATATGCACAATAATAGTAAAATctctttatataataaattatacttTCATGCAGGTTCTTGGACTTCTATGTGAAACAGTTAGGGACCATGACACAGTTAAATTAAAGCATAAGGGCAGAAGACGTCTCAACCCAAATTCAAGTAGTACTTGGCTTCATATGGATGAGAGTTCAGTTGAAACATTTGAGAAGATGTCTTCAGAAATTATTCTGATAGTTGATGAGTCTACTGACGATTCAAATGCTTCCTTGAAACTGGCAGCAGTTTCTGCACTAGAAGTTTTGGCCAACAGGTTTCCTTCTAATTATTCCATCTATAGCATGTCCCTTGCTTCTGTCACAAAAGGTATTACTTCGCACAACTTGGCTGTATCTTCTAGCTGCCTTCGCACAGCTGGTGCTTTGATCAATGTGCTTGGGACAAGGTCACTAGCTGAGCTTCCTCGGATAATGGAGAATTTGATAAAGATTTCGGGCGAAGTGTCTTCATGCTCAGATCTGAAAACAAAATGTGATGATGACAACACCCCTGTTGCAGTATCAACTTCCAAAGATTCTCTTATTTTGTCTATTCTTATCACATTGGAGGCAGTTGTAGACAAGCTTGGTAGTTTTTTGAATCCATATCTTGgagatatcatgaaaattttgGTGCTTCATCCTGAATATTTATCAGAGGCAGACCTAAAGTTGAAACTGAAAGCTGATGTAGTCCGAAAACTGCTCACTGAGAAAATCCCAGTAAGCCTTATATCATAGTCTGATATTTGACCATGTTCTGAAAAACCATTATGTTGAGAtggcttttgtttatttttctgtaTCAAACCTTGTTTTTCTTGTCCAGGTACGGCTTGCACTTCCGCCTTTGCTAAAAATATACTCCAGTGCTGTTCAATCCGGAGATTCAAGCTTGGCAATTGCTTTTGAAATGCTTGCTAACTTTATTGGTTCAATGGATAAATCATCTGTTAGTGGTTACCATGCAAATATTTTTGACCTTTGCTTGCTCGCTCTTGATCTACGCCGTCAACACCCACCTTCAGTTCAAAATATTGATGTTGTAGAAAACAAAGTCATCAATGCAATTATTGTTCTGACCATGCGACTTACTGAGACCGTGTTCAAGCCTCTTTTTGTTAGGAGTATTGAGTGGGCAGACTCAGATGTGGATGAAACTGAAAGTATGGGAAGTTCAAATATTGATAGGGCTATTAGTTTTTATAGCCTGATGAACAAACTTGCAGAGAGCCATCGGTGAGTAAACATCTTGTATATGCTCTTGGTGTTGCTCTATTTATGGTTTCCAGTGTTTCGGTTTTTAAtgatctaatttttctttttttcatgttttgctttcttgctgGTTACCTGGTCTTTTAACACCCAATCTATGTGTTGTTGGTTGAAACTTTTTGCCCTAGATTTGAATTCAGTGGGATCAAAATTATGATGCCTTTACAAGCACCGGATTTAATAATTTGTCCCTTATTGTGTATGTAGCGCATATAGTTAggtgaaatataaaattagttagagATGAACAGTTAGTTACTTTAGCTTGTAGTTTTCACtttgaatcttttcttttctattttattcttttatctctcttGAATTCTAGTAGTTTTAAGTTGATCTTTCATCTGCTAATTGTATGATCAAACATCTATTGAGTTTCTTTGCAAACATTCTCCatgttggttttttttccttcttcttccctctttaggCTCTGAAAGGATtagattgtgtgtgtgtgtgtgtatgtaaatgggttttttttttttttttgataagtaataatgcTTCATTGAGTGTGTATGTAAATGGTACAAGTTTTGTACTACCCATGGTTTTATCTTCAAAACATAAGATAGCTGCATGTATGGGCttgtcaaaaatcaaaatctattCTGAGTTACCGCTCCCTCCTCTCCCAacctctctccctctttttccttcttccccCCCTGCAAGGCTGCAATTATCATTAACATCTCTTGTACCATGGTTACTCTGTGTAAGTAAATTTGTGGTTGTTAATAAGTCTAAGGGCTAGCACAATGGTTAGGGACCAGGCCTCATAAATTGGAGGTTATTGGTTTAACTCCCCCCTCTTTGACCTCTTGGGGCCACTCATCAAATATAATATCTGTATttgttagtaatttttttatgtcagaattgtttttgattttcaatttctGAGAGTGTGAGGGACAGAGActtgtaattttgatttaattaacTTGTATCTATCTATCAATTCTTACATTATAACCAGTCATTTCAATTGTACTTCTCTATGATGCAGGTCTTTATTTGTTCCTTACTTTAAATATTTGCTGGACGGTTGCATACGGCATCTTACTAATGCTGGAGATGCAAAAACTTCTGGTTCTACGCGTAAGAAAAAGAAGGCCAAGGTTATGGAAGCAGGCAATATGAACGAGGAAAACAGTGTGTTATCACTAAGAAATTGGCATCTTAGGGCATTGGTCTTGTCATCGTTACATAAGTGCTTTCTCTATGATACTGGGAGCAAGAAGTTTCTCGACTCTTCAAATTTTCAGGCTAGTCAATTTCTACTTTCTTCTCTGATAATTTTCAAGACTCTGGAATACatttttaacaaacaaaaagCAGCTGCTTCCAGAACTTTCCAAATTTAGATATTTGTTTGGGAATTTTTGAGTTGCATATTGTGGACACTAACAGCAGTTGTTGCAGCATTGCTTCTAATTGCCTATATGTTGGGAGTTTTCCTCTATTGACACTGAAGCCACTGTAGTTCATGATTGAGCTTCTGGAATGTCTTATCACTTGAGTTCTTCTCTTGTTTATTGGTCAcacataataaaattttcagtttcacaagttcaagaaatcaaaagaaaaaagtgcaTGCGCACATGTTGGGTAGTGATAGTTCCTCATGGTTCCAAGTAATTGTTGCAACCTTTGTGGTATTTGTACTAGTGGGGCCTGGATAAATCATTTGTTGGTCTATTCATCAAATACACAAATGCTTTTACTGCCTGGATAAAGTAATTTCCATGCATTTTAACCTTGAATGAGTCTTGTATGTTTTGCATTATAATGGTTGTTATACTGGGCTGATTAAAGCTTTATTCCTATTTTTTCATAGATCATTGTACATTAAAGCATAATAGTTGGTTTGAGATATGAATTACCTGATTCCAATCCAATCCTCTGAAATTTTGGACCAAAAATGGaagcaataaaaaattattggagtttttatttttaacatgtCCTAATTCTATTGACATCTCATTTCTTGGTTGTCTTACTGATTTATTCTTTAAATGCCTTTTCACAGGTTCTATTGAAGCCCATTGTTTCACAGCTTGCCATAGAACCACCCTCTTCTCTTGAAGAGAATCGAAATGTACCATCCACAAAGGAAGTTGATGACTTATTGGTTGTTTGCATAGGTCAGATGGCTGTGACTGCAGGAACTGACCTTTTGTGGAAACCCTTGAACCATGAGGTGAGTTTACAAGCTATTACACTAGTCTGCTGCAATCTCTCATTGGCTTTCATAAGAAAGCTCAGTGTCTTTAGCCTAACTTCTTGGGCTTTAAATAATTGagtttaaatgctaaaaattaaaTGCAAGACATCTTATGTATTAATTGCAAAATTGGAGAAAGATGTGCTCAAATGTGCTTGTCATCTTATATTTTCAATTACCGGTAATATATAATTGCTATGTCTTTTAACTAGTTAGGAATGTTCTTGCATATTGGAATAAAATTTGGAACAATGGTTTGCAAACTCTCATATCTTTTTGCCTTTCAAAAAATGTTATTGCAGGTTTTATTGCAAACTCGTTCTGACATGGTGCGGACTCGAATTTTGGGCCTGAGAATTGTTAAATATCTTCTGGAGAATCTGAAAGAAGAATATCTAGTGTTATTGGCTGAAACCATCCCCTTCCTTGGTGAATTACTTGAGGATGTAGAGCTATCTGTTAAATCTCTAGCACAGGAGATTCTCAAGGACATGGAGTTCTTGAGTGGTGAAAGCCTCCAGGAGTATCTTTGATGTTGTACACTAGCTGAAAATGATTCTCTTTTTTCCCAAGGGTTGACATATTTGGTATAGCAGATATGGGCTTGGGGCTTCAATTTTGGTAGGGTTTTCTAGGAAAGCTGTAAATTGTAGAATTTTGAATTATAGAAGGCTGCTAATTAAGTGCAAGGTGAGGGTTTTGCTGAGAAATCATGGCTATAAGCCCTTGTAGTGAAATTACAGTGTGCAAGGTATTGTCACATTTTTGTTCTTACTACCATATCTATATTAATATACGCAGTTTTAAGGAAACCCTCTCCCGTTGTTACTGTAGTAGCAATACAGCTTATATTAATCAATATTCTATCAAAACTGATTTTGATCTCGGTGTCTCTGATTCTTGTGCTATCCCTATCAAATTCAATTTTGCCAAAACTGAGGGTCATGTAGCTTACAAAACGTCTTTACAAAAAACCTAAGGATTCATTAACAAATTCCAATTGTCAGTTCAATGCGAGAAGCACactttttgaatttcttgaatcAAATTACCAATGATAAAAAAGGATAATTGATTCCATCTAAAATTCTAATAGAATTtgtaaa
This genomic interval carries:
- the LOC142619342 gene encoding uncharacterized protein At3g06530 isoform X2 gives rise to the protein MAMTSLAAQLQVIKSFVPGDSQPLKRPFTRPSILYDPKEAADIDVDTILSIAIQGLEVLIDTDERFRNYKNDLFSHKSRELDRDLLGIEENNRINASIGSYLRLLSGYFQLPSALKTLEYLIRRYNVHIYNFEELILGTLPYHDTHAFVRIVQLIDTRNSKWKFLDGVKTTGAPPPRKVIVQQCIRDKGVLEAICDHATPSKKNQPSRFVISFCTAVVVEALGSITTVEDDVVKRILPFVVSGLQPGTKGGSDHKAGALMIVGLLANKVALSPKLVKSLIRSISELAREDAKESTDLQWFRLSLLALINLVQMQNFDVFPKKALDILKDIRDLAVILLGLSKEFNIDKFLHMLFEVLVDCSSSDELCHLALVSMIETVPVKDEVFHVVSKVLLSCLKLSQKIGDPGSSESGSWAKRILVVVNKHYPSELRAAIRKFLEDVKGESTYEILGKVLDTNLDMSLGISDSKFWLALHHPKAVVRCATLSRLNSSGILKIKAVDSQSLVTIEDAILRQLHDDDLTVVRAALSLDELSDMISSSDLLKELQYVLKRCIGILMSSSSDKNSLATDVAILCLENANSKFGQDDDYLKTFAAMLFPLLLILPKTQRLNLKALQLAKEVKWPLYQNLAVAPSAEMKLQFGTLSSINMKTVTSLAEAFLMHPEEHMAWLNKINNDFQLLKTHLLFMLMQSFIMMKNERGQFSILFEAVFPFLKREWEAFESVGDVSVEEFKSEIQNWDGKRFLEQLSDTKLRALNTNILIFIFWKLLEALSEIPGDVLVDDNDKWVSILEDLFIFFSTSKYKHVFKEHLHYLVKSCKVIAPARFLSRFFTEEGGPVAVKLESLRCFSFLCSHLQDNLSIQFFPSVLVPLASDNQDIKIAAMNCIEGLQAQWARVDFSSKKNGNSAIWSHFLDELLGLMVQQKRLILSDKQFLPSLLESLISSSCSSLLVPQNIQQRFDQSTKEKILAFLLRSALSMSNYGKLMILSLLKGIGSTIMVYKDVYSVLSLLLERRSRCYFDLDKSCQKLSKSEIEMLCLLLEICAVPSLSGGYALEDHLFQALRLDSMGSEDPAVIQPCITVLKKLNGDLYTELKKDMQDLLFYRLVFLFRNANGDVQNATREALLRLNISCSTVGKMLDFVFKQESLAISSVNGKKKKSNVHSWSNLSPDVICKGEDALSFLSSLLDFLLLKKDIADRDSLIGPLFKPLGKVFSDEWIGGTLTRDDKLVQVSPSISQSMSSTICYIQQTLLIILEDICASLINAVPIKDDILNEINIKLLVECAHSAKDGVTLNLVFSLISSVAKVVPEKVLEHILDILTVIGESAVSQIDSHSRRVFEDLISAVVPFWLSKTHNVEKLLEVFMNVLPEVAEHRRLSIVVYLLRTLGECSSLPSLLVLLFRSLVSRKGLPCVKTLQNPDSFTSLMHREWEYVFAVQICEQYSCQIWLPALVMLLQQIGKGNLCQELFMELLFAMQFTLHKMQDPEFAFKLESGERSDDIQRKLEDLMEQVAPLLQLVDESRKQISIPVAIRKELKECMRVVLRTITMRMIPSAYFKGIIKLLGHADGNVKKKVLGLLCETVRDHDTVKLKHKGRRRLNPNSSSTWLHMDESSVETFEKMSSEIILIVDESTDDSNASLKLAAVSALEVLANRFPSNYSIYSMSLASVTKGITSHNLAVSSSCLRTAGALINVLGTRSLAELPRIMENLIKISGEVSSCSDLKTKCDDDNTPVAVSTSKDSLILSILITLEAVVDKLGSFLNPYLGDIMKILVLHPEYLSEADLKLKLKADVVRKLLTEKIPVRLALPPLLKIYSSAVQSGDSSLAIAFEMLANFIGSMDKSSVSGYHANIFDLCLLALDLRRQHPPSVQNIDVVENKVINAIIVLTMRLTETVFKPLFVRSIEWADSDVDETESMGSSNIDRAISFYSLMNKLAESHRSLFVPYFKYLLDGCIRHLTNAGDAKTSGSTRKKKKAKVMEAGNMNEENSVLSLRNWHLRALVLSSLHKCFLYDTGSKKFLDSSNFQVLLKPIVSQLAIEPPSSLEENRNVPSTKEVDDLLVVCIGQMAVTAGTDLLWKPLNHEVLLQTRSDMVRTRILGLRIVKYLLENLKEEYLVLLAETIPFLGELLEDVELSVKSLAQEILKDMEFLSGESLQEYL